From one Oceanimonas doudoroffii genomic stretch:
- the sdhC gene encoding succinate dehydrogenase cytochrome b556 subunit encodes MGKTVTKKQRPVNLDLRTIRQPVAAISSILHRVSGVITLFALAILLWLLSESLSSEQGFNAVVEIMDGFFVGFILWGVLTALAYHIVGGIRHLIMDLGYCEELESGALSAKVAFGVTIVLSLLAGVLVW; translated from the coding sequence GTGGGCAAGACTGTGACTAAAAAACAGAGACCTGTAAACCTCGACCTACGGACTATTCGCCAGCCCGTTGCCGCCATCTCTTCCATTCTCCACCGGGTATCCGGCGTAATCACCCTGTTTGCGCTGGCCATTCTGCTGTGGCTGCTCAGCGAGTCGCTCTCGTCCGAGCAGGGCTTTAACGCCGTGGTGGAAATCATGGATGGCTTCTTTGTCGGCTTCATCCTCTGGGGTGTGCTGACCGCATTGGCCTACCACATTGTAGGCGGCATTCGCCACCTCATTATGGATCTGGGCTATTGCGAGGAGCTTGAATCGGGAGCGCTGAGTGCCAAGGTGGCATTTGGTGTGACCATCGTTCTGTCACTGCTGGCGGGGGTACTGGTATGGTAA
- the sdhD gene encoding succinate dehydrogenase, hydrophobic membrane anchor protein: MVTNSASFGRSGVHDFLLLRATAVILTLYTLYLVGFIAFNDITYASWTGFFEGTFTRVFTLLALFSVLMHGWIGAWQVLSDYVKPALWRGLAQFAVVVLLLSYLLTGIVVLWGV; this comes from the coding sequence ATGGTAACCAATTCTGCATCCTTTGGTCGTAGCGGCGTGCATGATTTCCTGCTGCTGCGTGCGACTGCTGTCATCCTGACCCTGTACACCCTGTATCTGGTCGGCTTTATCGCCTTTAACGACATCACATACGCCAGCTGGACCGGCTTTTTTGAAGGCACCTTCACTCGGGTGTTTACCCTGCTGGCCCTGTTCAGCGTGCTGATGCACGGCTGGATTGGCGCCTGGCAGGTGCTGTCGGACTACGTCAAGCCGGCACTGTGGCGGGGCCTCGCCCAGTTCGCCGTGGTGGTATTGCTGCTGTCCTATCTGCTGACCGGTATCGTTGTTTTGTGGGGTGTTTAA